Proteins co-encoded in one Grus americana isolate bGruAme1 chromosome 12, bGruAme1.mat, whole genome shotgun sequence genomic window:
- the F8A1 gene encoding 40-kDa huntingtin-associated protein, translating into MLSAAGSSGSGGAGGSGLGPGGDGDFLSRYRLVSAKLRRRFLRKPNVAEAAEQFAALARELRAQESLPYAAWCQLAVARCAQSLFHGPAEAAALAEAARLFLRQERDLRQRLGLRGGFGEHVVAAQSCGAFAARLHLERGQPALAAGLCLELAAALRDTGRPARAAAHLQRAAELLAAARLPLEALRCLAERASCLLLGRDYAGALAALTRAQSLAGAGLGGVGGALGGAFIDVLAGCEVSRVLLLLLLQPPPAKLLPEHARTLEQYCWEALEGGAGPGPGGGVGAGSGLPPAASYLPAELFLLLQSAVLACQEKDAEALKALQAELWPLLSAEQNHLLHLVLQEMLSPAGQGL; encoded by the coding sequence ATGCTGTCGGCGGCAGGCAGCTCCGGCTCTGGCGGGGCGGGCGGCTCCGGGCTGGGCCCCGGCGGAGACGGGGACTTCCTGTCGCGGTACCGGCTGGTGTCGGCTAAGCTGCGGCGGCGGTTCCTGCGGAAGCCGAACGTGGCGGAGGCGGCGGAGCAGTTCGCGGCGCTGGCGCGGGAGTTGCGCGCCCAGGAGAGCCTGCCCTACGCGGCTTGGTGCCAGTTGGCCGTGGCGCGCTGCGCCCAGAGCCTCTTCCACGGGCCCGCCGAGGCGGCCGCCCTCGCCGAGGCGGCGCGGCTCTTTCTGCGCCAGGAGCGGGACCTGCGGCAGCGCCTGGGGCTGCGCGGCGGCTTCGGCGAGCACGTGGTGGCGGCGCAGAGCTGCGGTGCCTTCGCCGCCCGCCTGCACCTGGAGCGGGGGCAGCCGGCGCTGGCGGCCGGGCTGTGCCTGGAGCTGGCGGCCGCGCTGCGCGACACGGGCCGGCCTGCCCGCGCTGCCGCACACCTGCAGCGGGCGGCCGAGCTGCTGGCGGCGGCACGGCTGCCCCTGGAGGCGCTGCGCTGCCTGGCCGAGCGcgcctcctgcctgctgctgggccGCGACTACGCCGGCGCGCTGGCGGCGCTGACGCGGGCGCAGTCACTGGCCGGGGCCGGGCTAGGAGGTGTTGGGGGCGCGCTCGGCGGCGCCTTCATAGATGTGCTGGCGGGCTGCGAGGTGTCgcgggtgctgctgctgctgctgctgcagccgccGCCCGCCAAGCTGCTGCCCGAGCACGCCCGGACGCTTGAGCAGTACTGCTGGGAGGCGCTGGAGGgcggtgcggggccggggcccgGAGGCGGCGTTGGGGCGGGTAGCGGACTGCCGCCGGCGGCGAGCTACCTGCCGGCTGaactcttcctgctgctgcaatcGGCCGTGCTGGCGTGCCAGGAGAAGGACGCGGAAGCGCTGAAGGCCCTGCAGGCCGAGCTCTGGCCGCTGCTTAGCGCCGAGCAGAACCACCTGCTGCacctggtgctgcaggagatgctCAGCCCTGCCGGACAGGGACTCTGA